A single genomic interval of Deltaproteobacteria bacterium harbors:
- a CDS encoding gamma carbonic anhydrase family protein, with translation MLVEYQGKRPTVSPKAFIAPTAVLIGDVRVGDDSSVWWGAVLRADMGGYPILVGARTSIQDNCVIHSGEQTTIVGDECTIGHGAIMEGCDIKRGVIVGMNCTILEDTEIGEGSLIAAGSVVVPHTKIPAHVLAAGSPAQVKKEIAGDARKWIDMAPSAYVGLTQSYLGGNYKVIG, from the coding sequence ATGCTCGTAGAATACCAAGGCAAACGACCGACCGTATCGCCTAAGGCCTTCATCGCGCCAACTGCAGTGTTGATCGGCGACGTGCGCGTCGGCGACGATTCCAGTGTCTGGTGGGGCGCGGTGCTGCGCGCCGATATGGGCGGCTATCCGATTCTCGTCGGCGCCCGCACCAGCATTCAGGATAACTGCGTTATCCATTCCGGCGAACAGACCACCATCGTCGGCGACGAGTGCACCATCGGCCATGGCGCGATTATGGAAGGCTGCGACATCAAACGCGGGGTCATTGTCGGCATGAACTGCACAATTTTAGAAGACACGGAAATTGGCGAAGGTTCGCTGATCGCCGCCGGCAGCGTAGTCGTGCCGCACACAAAAATCCCCGCCCATGTCCTGGCCGCCGGCAGCCCAGCGCAGGTAAAAAAAGAAATCGCCGGTGACGCGCGCAAATGGATCGACATGGCGCCGTCAGCCTATGTCGGCTTGACGCAAAGCTACCTCGGCGGCAACTATAAAGTTATCGGTTAA
- the lhgO gene encoding L-2-hydroxyglutarate oxidase, whose product MASQYDLTILGGGILGLATGMKILARQPRTRLLILEKEAGIARHQTGHNSGVIHSGLYYRPGSAKARNCVSGRKELIAFLEEHNIPFEICGKVVVATSQAEIPRLEELHKRSAANGLQGVEVIGPERLREIEPHATGIKALWVPETGIVDYIKVSEAYANKVRNAGGDIRLSHKVIGFLSRDGETVVQTSQGDYRTKNLINCCGLQSDIIAKLAGAEHTPGEEEHKIIPFRGEYYKIAPEKESLVRNLIYPVPDPTFPFLGVHFTRMARGGVEAGPNAVFAYAREGYRHTDINIADVMRTVTFKGFWAMTGKYWQTGFGELYRSLSKAAFVRALQKLLPEIQSNDLAPGGSGVRAQAVSASGGLVDDFVIKASKNAIHILNAPSPGATASLAIGQQICEMAEKNFGLSA is encoded by the coding sequence ATGGCTTCCCAATACGATCTAACCATCCTCGGCGGCGGCATTCTCGGTCTCGCCACCGGCATGAAGATTCTCGCGCGCCAGCCGCGCACGCGGCTGCTAATTTTGGAAAAAGAAGCTGGAATAGCGCGCCATCAGACCGGCCACAATAGCGGCGTCATTCACTCGGGATTGTATTATCGGCCGGGGTCAGCGAAAGCGCGCAATTGCGTCAGCGGGCGCAAAGAGTTGATCGCATTCCTGGAAGAACACAACATTCCTTTTGAGATCTGCGGCAAGGTTGTTGTCGCCACCAGCCAAGCGGAAATCCCGCGTTTGGAAGAGCTCCATAAGCGCAGCGCCGCCAACGGTTTGCAGGGCGTCGAAGTCATCGGCCCGGAGCGGTTGCGCGAAATCGAGCCGCACGCCACCGGCATCAAAGCTCTTTGGGTGCCGGAGACCGGCATCGTCGACTACATCAAAGTCTCCGAAGCCTACGCGAACAAAGTACGCAATGCCGGCGGCGACATCCGTCTGTCACATAAAGTGATCGGATTTCTGTCGCGCGACGGTGAGACCGTCGTGCAAACTTCCCAAGGCGATTACCGCACAAAGAACCTGATCAACTGCTGCGGCCTACAATCCGATATCATCGCCAAATTGGCGGGTGCCGAACACACGCCCGGCGAAGAAGAGCATAAGATCATCCCCTTCCGCGGCGAGTACTATAAAATCGCGCCGGAGAAGGAGTCGCTGGTGCGCAACTTGATTTATCCAGTTCCCGATCCGACTTTCCCATTTCTCGGCGTCCATTTTACGCGCATGGCGCGCGGCGGTGTCGAAGCCGGCCCCAACGCCGTGTTCGCCTACGCCCGCGAAGGTTATCGCCACACCGATATCAATATCGCTGACGTCATGCGCACGGTGACGTTCAAAGGCTTCTGGGCCATGACCGGAAAATATTGGCAGACCGGCTTCGGCGAGCTCTACCGCTCGCTCAGCAAAGCAGCCTTCGTGCGCGCCTTGCAAAAGCTCCTGCCGGAAATCCAATCCAACGATCTCGCCCCCGGTGGCTCCGGCGTGCGCGCGCAAGCCGTCTCCGCCAGCGGCGGACTGGTGGACGACTTCGTCATCAAGGCCAGCAAAAACGCCATCCACATCCTTAACGCCCCATCCCCCGGCGCCACCGCGTCGCTAGCGATCGGCCAGCAGATCTGCGAAATGGCTGAGAAGAATTTCGGGCTGAGCGCTTAG
- a CDS encoding amidohydrolase gives MIIDWHAHHTAPEITEKINQLTGKKPNIDPYDSPDLGKRVKEMDEVGIDLQLVCQGAGVYADQLPADQAMEVARASNDVLASRVGPHKDRLGGIIALSLKNIPASVNEIDRMAKQGFRAVLMYPHVDGEMLVDTPAMEPLYSKINELKLPIFLHGAGTAQSPSLKKLEDGGAGVAYAVLSDGEVAECCLRMIASGVFDRHPNLKIIIRSSGGGIPLLMHRFYWKHKGPQGEQKKYSEIFLEHFLIDCAGSESVTLQFLIHKMGEKNIVFGSDYCGGLGPLARGLNGLSGLANPEHFKKFTERNSRELLRL, from the coding sequence ATGATCATCGATTGGCATGCCCACCACACCGCTCCTGAGATCACCGAAAAGATCAACCAGCTCACCGGCAAAAAGCCGAACATCGATCCCTACGACTCCCCGGATCTTGGCAAACGCGTCAAAGAGATGGACGAAGTCGGCATCGACTTGCAGCTCGTCTGCCAGGGCGCCGGCGTCTACGCCGATCAATTGCCCGCCGACCAAGCGATGGAAGTCGCACGCGCGTCCAACGACGTACTTGCGAGCCGAGTCGGTCCGCACAAAGATCGCTTGGGCGGCATCATCGCGCTGTCGCTGAAAAACATCCCTGCGTCGGTAAACGAAATCGACCGCATGGCCAAGCAAGGTTTTCGCGCCGTGCTCATGTATCCCCACGTCGACGGTGAGATGCTGGTCGACACACCGGCGATGGAACCGCTCTATTCTAAGATCAACGAACTGAAACTGCCGATCTTTCTGCACGGCGCCGGGACGGCGCAGAGCCCATCGCTGAAAAAACTCGAAGACGGCGGCGCCGGCGTCGCCTACGCCGTGCTCTCCGACGGCGAAGTGGCGGAGTGCTGCCTGCGCATGATTGCCAGCGGCGTCTTCGACCGCCATCCCAATTTGAAGATCATCATTCGCAGCTCCGGCGGCGGCATCCCGCTGCTCATGCACCGCTTTTATTGGAAGCACAAAGGCCCGCAAGGCGAGCAGAAAAAATATTCAGAAATCTTTCTCGAACATTTCTTGATCGATTGCGCCGGCTCGGAATCTGTCACCCTGCAGTTCCTGATTCACAAAATGGGCGAGAAAAATATCGTCTTCGGCTCCGACTATTGCGGCGGCCTCGGCCCGCTGGCGCGCGGCTTAAACGGCCTCTCGGGATTGGCCAATCCGGAGCATTTTAAAAAGTTTACTGAGCGTAACTCTCGGGAGTTGCTGCGTCTGTAG
- a CDS encoding NAD(P)-dependent oxidoreductase: MNVLITGAGLIGAHAAQQLVDAGNITLFDLSPNRDYIAKVVGQGKAEVVAANMLDLPALLTALGKYNIDTMVHTAGLIGGRVQENSYTGATNNINGTINVLEAARLRKLRRVVYVSTFGVYERGKINDSVVKETHPIGGHNLYATTKVCSEHLVHAYASMYNLDTIIIRPGGVFGRGFYVGGSTVGMVMRDLAVNMIKGQSITIEAKTYGPNEYVYGKDVGQVLALACKAENPKQRIYNAGTGVVTNHEQLAQAVREVLPTLDVKTTGAASTDRSRSIPMDIGVTKAELGYTPRFHLADALRDYMTELRIDGVA; encoded by the coding sequence ATGAACGTTCTCATCACAGGAGCCGGCTTGATCGGCGCCCACGCAGCGCAGCAACTGGTCGACGCTGGCAACATAACGCTGTTCGATTTGTCGCCCAACCGCGACTACATCGCCAAAGTCGTCGGCCAGGGTAAAGCCGAAGTCGTCGCCGCCAACATGCTCGATCTGCCGGCGCTGCTCACCGCTTTGGGAAAATACAACATCGACACGATGGTCCACACCGCCGGCTTGATCGGCGGGCGAGTGCAAGAAAATTCTTACACCGGCGCGACCAACAATATAAACGGCACGATCAACGTGCTCGAAGCGGCGCGTCTGCGCAAGCTGCGCCGGGTCGTCTACGTCAGCACCTTCGGCGTTTACGAGCGCGGCAAAATCAACGATAGTGTTGTCAAAGAAACTCATCCCATTGGCGGACACAATTTGTACGCGACCACTAAAGTCTGCTCGGAACATTTGGTCCACGCCTACGCCAGCATGTACAATCTGGACACCATTATTATTCGCCCGGGCGGAGTTTTTGGCCGCGGCTTTTATGTCGGTGGATCAACCGTTGGCATGGTCATGCGCGACCTTGCCGTCAACATGATCAAAGGCCAGTCCATCACGATTGAGGCCAAAACCTACGGACCCAATGAATACGTTTACGGCAAGGACGTTGGCCAAGTGCTGGCTCTGGCATGCAAAGCCGAAAACCCCAAGCAGCGCATCTATAACGCCGGCACTGGCGTGGTAACCAATCACGAACAGTTAGCGCAGGCCGTCCGAGAAGTGCTGCCGACGCTCGATGTAAAAACCACCGGTGCCGCGAGCACCGATAGGAGCCGCAGCATTCCCATGGACATCGGCGTCACCAAAGCCGAGCTGGGCTACACGCCGCGGTTTCACTTGGCTGACGCGCTGCGGGACTATATGACTGAGCTGCGCATCGATGGCGTCGCATAG